Genomic window (Musa acuminata AAA Group cultivar baxijiao chromosome BXJ1-9, Cavendish_Baxijiao_AAA, whole genome shotgun sequence):
TTCATTATTTGTGCATTGTGGGGTCTCCCAAATCTCGACACTCGCCACATTTATATGACTCTGATTTCACCCCATCATATCATATCCAATAAGTAACATTAATTCTAGAATGATAAAGTTGGAAGAAGAGTTCTTTTAAGTTTGATGATGGACCATCGTCTCTTCGATTCCAAGTGACTATGATGATGTGTGTAATGAGATATTATGTTTCTTAGACGTGCAATCGGTATCCAAAATTAATCGAgatctaattttaaatttattttagatTGAGATATCGGAACGGTGCTAAGAACATATAAAATCTATGTCTAAGACGTGATCAATaataacttccgatgatctctcggtaatgttccaacggacttccaataagctcctagacttcacgatgattttcttgtcgagttccgatgaacttctttagctagctcctagacttctcgatcaatttcgacaaaacttccgtcgaactcttgaactctcaacaaaatcTCGATTTTGACTCTAGCTCTTCGTTTTGTTTTATGCTTtgatagttatcgtagttaatcatgcacacatatttcaacatataaatttgatcaaatattttattaattaattttattttcaagaTATGATATTCAATAGAAGAATCGGGAACCGATACTAGGATCATATAAAATCTTTGTGCAAGATGTGATCAATAATAACTTAAGCTAGTATGAGTTTTAAGAATTCAGTTAAATGATAAAGGTTAAGATAGCATTAATGCCAAAAACGATTAGAATCGTTGATGTtgtgattatgaaataacaattTCGAGTGAGTTAGTCACTCAATCAATAATATGTGATCGATTCCATGAAGTCTTAGTTAGCATCCCTATCGATACCACATTATCGCCCTTAAGCATCCCTACCGATACCAGATTACCAACCTTATGGGTTTAAGTCATTCTTCACATGTCAGAATGAGCAGCTGTCCACATGTCATGTCTTTCGTATCATTTAACGCATATAGAATTTGGTAAAATCATGAGTGCGtattagaaaaaacacatcatttaagaaataatttatgttttttattttaataaaaagatCCATATAACTTATGGTTGTCAAAGTTTGATATATATTTCCTACTCTCATAATACTTAaagtttttataattattagaaatCTCTTTTTTCAGGTCTCTCTTGACGCCATCTAATCTCCTGAAATTTTcaccctttttatttatttatttcattgactactaaattaaatatttatgtgATGTGATATGGGTTTATTATATGGATGTGTACTATGCATAACCTAATATCTCATGCCTATTATTGGACGCCATTTTAAAGGGAGGAAAGAATTCTACTTCATAAGAATAGGATTCACAGTAGtgattggatttggatttgcTACTTCAGCCAGTattcctatctctctctctctctctctctctccctacgCTTTCAatctaaaatcaaaattttatgtTCATGTTCAAATTTAAAAGGGAATGTTAATTCACATCTCATGCAAATTTTCTCCCAAATCTACTTGAATCCGACTATCACTAACTCTACTATCAGGGTTTCGATTCTACAAAATATGAACTCGGATCGgaactaaattaattttaatttcaaattgaaatcatctatttttattttttttaaaaatactccTCAATTAGTCATTTAttgatcttttagatttttttattcgATTTGAACGAAAGGTTTTGGTTCTTGATCGATTCGATCCCGATCCGAATCGAGTAGTGATCCGATATAATTAGCGATTTCTATTTTGATTTTTAAGATACCTTTCGATTAACCATTTATTGatcatttgtaatttttttttgaatcgaaaTCAAGGGTTTTGATTCTTGATCGATTCCATTCCAATTCGAAAGAgtgatagcaaataagattttctcaaattatatgaggaaatttcttattctattgaggaaaatcctctaatatgttaaagagaaatcctATAATATGTTAACGAAAATCTTCTGTcataacctctataaatagaagagagACACATGAATATAATCAAGcttcttcacttctttaatatctttaataattatttttatcttttattattatttttagaatgaGGATTCCAACATAGATTTTGATGCAAGCGTTTGTTTTTGTGATTcaagcaaaaaacaaaaaaaagatttgCGGGCAGAGGAAGAACTCAGCTGGCTTCATCATTAAACACATCAACCTccatttaaagaaggaagaaatcgGCGGGCCTTTCATGATGTTGCTCCCAACAACAGCTGCACTCAACAACATGATGTGTAAAGCGATTCACACGGCTGTCTGTGCACAACACATATGAGCACGAAAACAATTAAAGAGATCACACAACAATAttactaatatattattattattattattattgtttttgtcACACTCACTAATTCCCGaaaaatctttatatatatatatatatatatatattaatcctaTATTAATTTGGTTCGTTGATTGGATCGACTCGTAACTCATCAAACCTCCAACTTCTGGAGAGAGTTATATATCCCAAACGCAAGCGGAAAGCTGCGGACGTCCCTCTCGAGGTTGCACCGCAGCCCGTCAATGGACGGCAAAGATTCATCAATCAGCTAATGATCAACGATTGCGGCATCACATTTGGGTCCCGTCCGCTATTCAATACGATCGAGCCTCTAAAACCAACATAATTTTGTTTCATTTTGTTTTGTTGGGAGAAAAAGGCAACGGTCTTTTCGCTtcagtcatctctctctctctctctcacggacACACATACTGTGAGAATCTCGCCTTCTCTCTCTGTGAGCTAAAATGGATCGTTGCTCGGCAGCTCTTTCCATAGTGCTCGCCCTGCTCTCGGCCTACACTTGGACAGGCGGCGATGCTGCCCCACCGTCCCCGTCGCCGACCGCCGCGCACGGCTCCACGCTCGACCCCCGCCAGCTCACGGCGCTCCAGTCCATGGGGTTTCCCACCGTCGGCGACCCATGCGCCGCCCCCTCCCCCCGCGACAACGCCACCGCCTGCGACGACGATGCCCCCTTCCGTCACCTCGTCTCCCTCCGCCTCGCCAACTGCTCCCCGGACCTCGACCTCACCACCACCGCTCTCCATGCCCTCTCCACCCTCCGCTCCCTCGCCTTCCTCCGCTGCCCCATCCCCGCCCCGAGGCACTTCCCGAGCGACCTCGTCGCCTCTCTTCGCTCCTTCTCCTGCGCCGCGTCCCTCCGCCGCCTTACCGGCGTCTGGCTCTCTCGCCTCCAGAACCTCACCGACCTCACCGTCATCGGCGTTCCCGTGGCCGCCAGCGGCCCTGCCATCATCCTCTCTCACATGCGCCACCTCCGTTCCGCCAGCATCGCCTCCACGAACCTCTCCGGCAGCGTCCCCCACCACTGGCACGCTCTCGACCTCGTCCACCTCAACCTTTCCTCCAACCACCTCAAGGGCCCCGTCCCGAGCTCCATCTCCGTGCTTGGCTCCCTCCAGACCCTCGACCTCAGCTCCAATGCGCTCACCGGAACCCTCCCCGACTCCATCGGCGACCTCGCCGCCCTCAAAAGCGCATCTTTCGCCCACAATTCGCTGTCCGGACCCATCCCCGTCTCAATGTCGCAGCTCACGCTGCTCGTCCACCTGGATCTGAGCTCGAATCAGTTCAACGGAAGCATTCCAAGGTCCCTATCCAAGTTGAAAGGCTTAAAGTTCCTGAACTTAGAGAACAACAACTTCCAGGGAGTGCTCCCCTTCGATGCGTCCTTCCTGCAAAAGCTCGAGGTCTTTAAGGTGGGCGGCAACAGCAACCTCTGCTACAACCACACTCTGCTTTCTCACAAGCTCAAGCTCGGCATCGCCCCCTGCGACAAGTACGGGTTGCCAGTGTCGCCGCCCCCGGACCGCTCCACTCGGGCGGACACGTCTGACTACTCCGAcaacggcggcggcgacgacgtaGTTGCAGATAGAAAGAGCAGCGGCGGAGGCCACCACGGGCCGAGCAAGCTTGTGCTTGGGGTGGCCATTGGGCTGTCCTGCTTTGTTTTCTTGGTCATCTTCCTCGTCTGCCTCTCCAAGCTATGCGGCTGAAAGCACAAGAACGTCGATCTCGGGAGCAAACTTTCCTCGTTATTTACGAGTCTTTTCAATCTAATTCACCGAAGGTCGAAAAAGAAGATGTCTTTGTCGATGGTGAGAGTTTTGGAAGGAGATGTTAGCTGGAGCACATGTTTGCCACATAGATTTGTTTCCTGTTTGCAGATTCGTTGCACTTCCTGAGTTAATGAGGCGAACTGCTGGAGTTGTCCTTTCCAGTGTTTATCACTACATTTTGGTGCTTGCAACTATTTATAACAATTTGCTTTCTTCCTCCTTGTTGTTCAACATGGGTTGTATGTGTGTCAGTGACATGGGTTCCTACATGATGCTGCACTCATTTATTTGCTCTGCCTTCCAAACTGAAGCTGCCGTTGGACACAAAAGGATGATTTCTTGTGGCCATATGCTTCCTGCGAGTACATTGATGCTTCCGAACACTGATAGGATTCAGATTCATGGAATCGATTACATGATCGGTGTGTCGTTACTTGCCTGCCTGCACTATGTTTTCCTGCTCCGCTGCCACTGTTTATGACTACGAGAAAGTGGACGGGGAACGAGGGGGGTCTCTCAAGGTGCCTTCTTTTGGGCCAAAAAAAGATGTGTCGGGCAGAGGCAAAAAAGAATGGATTTTTAATGTGTCTTGCTTGATTCGAGATATCAACTCAGTAAAGATGAACTTTAATCATCAAGTCCTGTTCGACATTAAACTAAAATTTCCTTTTTGTTTTGAAATGACATTCTCAAACCTTGATCCTTACGCATAATGATACGAATCCAAAGTAGATAGATTCtgaacaaacaaaacaaaatttataCACCGTAACACAATAgaattcaagaaagaggaggcaGTCTCCATAAGTCTTCTTCTTTATACCTCATCCTCGATAGTGTAGGTGTTCGAGAAGAGGCATGTTTTTTTGTGAGGTTGCAGGTGGCGAAGGCTAGCAGTCGATGGAAGTGCAAGTTGCGGACTTGGTGCCATCCGTGTCGTTTATAAACGGATCGATCTTGACccacaaaagtgagaaaacggaaGCCAGTAGCACTGACCACAGCACCACGATGGTCGGTGTCCGGTTCTGCCTTCCCATGAGACCTTTGAGGAAGGGATACAGATGGAGTATCACCCACAGCGCAAAGAACACTTTCCCAAAGAGCGGGCCCCAAGCTTCGTACCCGCTGTTGAGTGCATCCGAAAACCCAGCAACTACGCCGACAAAGTTGACGACTAGGATCGTGGTCGGAGGTATCAACACAGTCGTCCACTTGAACACGTAGAGCTCCCCGAAGTCGGCATCGTCGGTGGCTTTGGCGGTCACGGTGAAGTTGGTGTCGATGCCCGCCAGCATCTTTAGAAATCCTTGGAAAACAGCAAAGAGATGTGCCGAGACGCCTCCGATCACCCAGAACTGCTCGTTTCGCCACCAGTCCTCGATGCCCACACCACTCCACCGCAGCTCGAGAACGCTGGTCAGGATGATGGAGATGAATAGACCAAGAAACCACACACTTGCAATGTTGGAAAGCTGAATGGAAAAAGGGAGAAGACAAACTGTTAGTATCATCGTCTTCAAAATATGTGAAATTgaaggtaaaaaataaaaaaaaaataaaatgaagggTGCATTACCGTAGGAATGATGAACTTTCCGGTAAGCAGACAGATGGCCGGTAAAGAGCAGTAAGCGATGAGTGGAAGCGATGTAAATGGATAGATAATGGTGTTTATATAAGCCAATCTTTGAAGCCATTTAAGACGGCCACCTCCGTATCCGTACCAAAGGGGGCAATGCCGGCTAAGGAAGATCTCGACGGAGCCGAGAGCCCAACGAAGAACCTGATGCAAACGATCGGAGAGGTTGATAGGGGCAGATCCTTTGAAAGCGGGCCTTGTAGGCATGCAATAGATTGACCTCCAGCCACGGCAGTGCATCTTGAACCCTGTTAGAATATCTTCTGTGACGGATCCATATATCCACCCAATCTGCTCAAACATAGGTTATAAGAATGTCATTTACCAACATTCAAATATAAAGCCGCgcgtatataatatataaaatcagTCTATATTTATATGGATGATTTATGAAATCGAATTTTATTTGATTCAACTAAAAGAATGTTAAATATAAACTGCAAGATTTTTTGGTCGGTATGTTGTTGCCTCCACCCAATCTGAACTCCACACACATACTACATGCTTCAAGTAGGAGGATCTGGTTTACAAGATTGGTTCACCTAAATGCTCCTTAAAATAAACCTACATGAATCCTCCTACCATGGGACTTATGACAATATTAAGAGAATCTGCCTGTCTTTAGGTTATTCATTTTGATTTGGTACATAAACAAATAAATCTTtcggaatttaaaaaaaaaatttaaaaatgcagCAAAAAAGAgaataatgcaaaaaaaaaaaaaaactcacctCCTTTCCCCATTCTGTTTTCTCCTCGTATCCGCAGCTAATGACATGAATTGCTTCTTGGATCAAAGTCGACGGATTTGCAGATTCGGGCACCCCTCCATTCTCCATTAGCGTGGATTCAATGAAAACTGAAGACTGCCCAAAGGTCTTCTCAAAGCTCATTTGGGAGATCAACAAGGACCTTTCATATTCATCGTAATCTGCATGCATGAAGTAGCCATAGACCATATAATGAAGAGGAGAAAAAGGTCCAACTTTTCAACACAACCGCAGTACAATGCACTTACTCTCGATTTCTCTTAGGTTAAATATGGCAGAATTGAGGTCTTCACGCCTAGCGTCTCGATAAATATCATTCTGATTCTCTGAAGCTTTCTTGGAACGACGGCAACAACAGCAGCATGAAGAACAAAATGAAGACTTGGGTAAAACTGGCAAAGATAGTGGCCCGTACCCATATAGTGCTTGCCTATTGAAAACACAACCAGTTCCCACATAAACTGGTCCTTGGATTCCATCAAGCCCTTTCAtgtttacctatatatatatatatatataaagcttcaTCAGAGACTAAAATCACTGGCAATCGCTAATAGTAGGGTTCTATTTTTTAATGCTTACATCAAAGAAGACAATATTTCTATTTGCATATCGATCACTCCGATCTATACCATCAAATCTCTGAGGGAATTGAATATAACAAACATCTCTACAAACTTGTGGATCCATCATGAAACACATTGCTTCACGGACTGCTTTGCTGTTGTTGACATAGTGATCACAATCAAGATTAAGAATATAGGGAGCATTTGTAAGGATTGCAGAGACCCGAACCTGTAAGATTTGAGTATTTGGTGAAAATGACATCAAAGTGTAAACAAATTGTTGTTAATTAATTGATAAAGTAGTCTACCAGAGCATTCATAGCCCCAGCTTTTTTATGATGCTGATATCCAGGTCTCTTCTCTCTTGAAACATAAACTAGCCGAGGAAGTTCATTTCCTTCTATGTCATGAGCACCACTACGTCCAAGGAAAACCTGTCAATAGTATGTAGACAGATCGAAAATCGAATACTTTAGCAACTTTCTGAACTTTATACAATAACTAACATCATAATCTAATAAAATTATGAAGAACTGCACCCTAGTAGCTAACCGACGGATGATTTCTTCGAACCTACCATGATACAAAGAGGTTATATACAACAACAAGGTCGTAAACAAAATAAGTAATGTCCCATCATCTGGAACTTctcaaaacattaaaaaaaagtaGATAATTAAGTATTGAATCACCATTAGAACCTATTGACTAGCTTTAAAACAGTATCAAAACCGGTCGTGAATATATCGAGTATATCCTGAGTAGTGGTATAACAAACAGGTGAAGA
Coding sequences:
- the LOC135592541 gene encoding receptor-like protein 51 gives rise to the protein MDRCSAALSIVLALLSAYTWTGGDAAPPSPSPTAAHGSTLDPRQLTALQSMGFPTVGDPCAAPSPRDNATACDDDAPFRHLVSLRLANCSPDLDLTTTALHALSTLRSLAFLRCPIPAPRHFPSDLVASLRSFSCAASLRRLTGVWLSRLQNLTDLTVIGVPVAASGPAIILSHMRHLRSASIASTNLSGSVPHHWHALDLVHLNLSSNHLKGPVPSSISVLGSLQTLDLSSNALTGTLPDSIGDLAALKSASFAHNSLSGPIPVSMSQLTLLVHLDLSSNQFNGSIPRSLSKLKGLKFLNLENNNFQGVLPFDASFLQKLEVFKVGGNSNLCYNHTLLSHKLKLGIAPCDKYGLPVSPPPDRSTRADTSDYSDNGGGDDVVADRKSSGGGHHGPSKLVLGVAIGLSCFVFLVIFLVCLSKLCG
- the LOC135592542 gene encoding cellulose synthase A catalytic subunit 4 [UDP-forming]-like, which translates into the protein MTESGVPLCGACGEPVGFSSSAKEEEEEVFVACNNCNYPLCAACLEDEIRKGRDSCLHCGEPYVRNVTEKVSQESTDHGDSGVRLRTAAYLHDHQENGGHVRSLSSLSIVESETNGESGNPLWKNRVDSWMEKKKKKKAPKKSEKAQIPVEQQMENSEPLEAGQPLSRIIPISPNKLTPYRAVIIMRLIVLGLFFNYRITNPVNSAYGLWLTSVICEIWFAVSWVLDQFPKWSPINRETYINRLSARYEREGEDSQLAAVDFFVSTVDPLKEPPLITGNTVLSILSVDYPVDKVSCYVSDDGSAMLTFESLAETAEFARKWVPFCKKHSIEPRAPEFYFSQRIDYLKDKIQPSFVKERRAMKRDYEEYKVRINALVAKAQKTPEEGWIMQDGTPWPGNNPRDHPGMIQVFLGRSGAHDIEGNELPRLVYVSREKRPGYQHHKKAGAMNALVRVSAILTNAPYILNLDCDHYVNNSKAVREAMCFMMDPQVCRDVCYIQFPQRFDGIDRSDRYANRNIVFFDVNMKGLDGIQGPVYVGTGCVFNRQALYGYGPLSLPVLPKSSFCSSCCCCCRRSKKASENQNDIYRDARREDLNSAIFNLREIENYDEYERSLLISQMSFEKTFGQSSVFIESTLMENGGVPESANPSTLIQEAIHVISCGYEEKTEWGKEIGWIYGSVTEDILTGFKMHCRGWRSIYCMPTRPAFKGSAPINLSDRLHQVLRWALGSVEIFLSRHCPLWYGYGGGRLKWLQRLAYINTIIYPFTSLPLIAYCSLPAICLLTGKFIIPTLSNIASVWFLGLFISIILTSVLELRWSGVGIEDWWRNEQFWVIGGVSAHLFAVFQGFLKMLAGIDTNFTVTAKATDDADFGELYVFKWTTVLIPPTTILVVNFVGVVAGFSDALNSGYEAWGPLFGKVFFALWVILHLYPFLKGLMGRQNRTPTIVVLWSVLLASVFSLLWVKIDPFINDTDGTKSATCTSIDC